ACACAGGTGCCATAACTTGCACGCCGGGACAtaaagtgccataactttaaaatggtacacttaagtgccatcatcggagtaaaatgggacacttaagtgccactccggcgaaaatccggccaaatggctgacgtggcaattttccggcgagtttagtccaaaacggcgtcgttttgcacgccgacgtggcagagaaaacgcaaaacgacgccgttttgtgcctacgtgtaaataataatataaaaattaattaaattataaagtattcaaaaaatttaaaaaattaagaaaaatttaaaaattttaaaaaattaagaaaatgaaaaattaaaaaaaaaaaaaaagggtgggggaggtcgaacgggcggctgagggctgagccctcgctgccgccgcctccccgccgtcgccgcctccccgccgtcgccgggaagggctggcgacggaggggggagggtcggccggggtcgccggtccccggccgaccgacggcgaggcggctgcgagccctcgcccgagcggcgagggccgtgacccttgcCCTAGAtcaggcgagggctcgcgggcctcgCGACcctcccactccgtcgccggcccttccggcggcggcgggaggtggcgagggcccgcgagccctcgccggatctgggcgagggccgtgaccctcgccctagatcagGCGCGGGCGCGACCCTTGCCTGATCCGGCGaggggtcgcgggccctcgccgcctccccgccgccgcccgggaagggccggcgacggagggagggtcggcggggtcgccgggccctgGCCGGGGGCCGGCCGAtcgggcggcgagggcccgcgagccctcgcccggatctgggcgaggtcgcggccctcgcgcGATtagcgagggctcgcagccctcgccgtcggtcggccgggggccggcgaccccagaccgaccctcccccctccgtcgccggcccttcccggcgacggcggggaggcggcggcgggaggcggcggcggcgagggctcgaccctcggccgcccgttcgacctccccactttttttttttcttaaattcttaaattttttaaaattttcttatttttttttttaaatttttaaaattttttaaaattaaaatttttaaaattttctttttaaaaatttttttgttaatttttatgctgatttggagctccggcgagccacgtaggcaaaaaataataataaaatattgccacgtaggatttccggcaagggtcgcgggaggtggcacttaagtgtcccactcgaaaaaaagtggcacttaagtgtaccgtttggaagttatggcacttaagtgtcccggcgtgctgcaagttatggcacttgtgctgTTCTTCTGCCGAGAAGCctcataaaaattaataaatcttCCATATTTCAAGGTAAATGAACTCCGGACTGCAAATAATTCCTAAAACATACCAAAGAAGCTCATGAATTAAATGCAAAAGCACATGGGAAATGTGTCTTCATTGACACTTTATTAATGCTGACAATtcaatctctctaaaatttatCTTGACAAGTCTAACGTGTGACAAAAGTAAACCTTTACATAGCATCAAAGATTTCTCAAAGTTCTTCTCATGGTTTGCCGTCAAAAAGTTACCCAAAGAACCTACATAAATCATTAATCTTCAATCTCTAATTTCTTTTAGCATCATCAATcttcaaattataattttatcaaaatctcTTCTTATGATTTACTTTCCATGAAGATGACAGGACTGAAATATCTGATAATTTTATTAATGCTGCAGCAATCACACTGAACCATGAAAAGCCAAGAGGGATGTCAAATCATTCAGTGTCATCTTTGGGATGCATGAATCTCCTCTACAAATATATGGCATTGAACCAACTTAGGCAAGCTGGGAACGCTAGACAAAGGGATAAGTCATGGCCACAATTTGATCAAACCAACCTCAGATAGAGCCAAGCGAAGTGAAGCAAATAGAGATGCGAAACTCTCGGCAATAGCAACAGAGTCCCTCTCAACCACTTCAAGAGCTTTAACAATATCGGTCTGGTTTGGCATAGGCCTCTCTCCAGTGTTATCCTGCCCACTGCGGTCAGTCAGCATTGGCAGAGATGCAGACGATGAATCCTTATCTTGTTCTTCTATCAATTTGTCCTGGTCCCGAGAGTGGCATTTCTGATCTTCATGATCCATTTCCACTAATTTGCCTATGCTTGCGATGCTTTCTCCAGAGTCAGCTACTGGAGGCGGCGATCCAACAAAAAGCCACTACCTCAATTTATACTGCATTTCAAGAGGTGATGAAGGCAGCCCACTCATCATGCACAAGATATAGACATTGTCATGATCTAAACCCTGATAGAAGTGACGGAAACCATGACTCAAATCTGCTAAACCGAGCCCCCTACATGAAGATAGCCCTCTAAAATTTACAAAGCAAGGGTACTGCAAATAGATTTGAACTCCAATTCACATGAACCCACGAAAGAGCACACCAAGCTTGACATGTAAGTggggaaaaaagaacagaaaaagaaaatccaactCACCAGACCACCCACCTTGAACATCTAGGAGATGGGCATTGGTCAATGCCCCCAAAAACTAGAACCTTGACATATGTCGTCGACTCAGACCCCGAATTCCAACTAATTCTCGCCCCAAAAAGTCGAGAGCAAAGCAATTCCTATTTGTGCCGCAAAATCAGAATCGAAAAGGGAAAGGGAGAGGTTTCGTCAATTTCACAGTCAATTTCACAGTAGATAGCTGAGAAAAATGGGAGCTTTATTAGTCGAAATTGAGGAAAGCGGCTGTCGAGAGCATACCCTTAAAGGAGGAGATGGCGGGTCGCCCAGTCCAAGCTA
This region of Eucalyptus grandis isolate ANBG69807.140 chromosome 8, ASM1654582v1, whole genome shotgun sequence genomic DNA includes:
- the LOC120287694 gene encoding uncharacterized protein LOC120287694, giving the protein MDHEDQKCHSRDQDKLIEEQDKDSSSASLPMLTDRSGQDNTGERPMPNQTDIVKALEVVERDSVAIAESFASLFASLRLALSEVTSCSTDHMQCFNDAAGRLQESVLDAATKGNRYINSCLRLNEEMKGMESLATQLRILRRNVDALDSAVNKVVRLP